The following coding sequences are from one Formosa haliotis window:
- a CDS encoding metal-dependent transcriptional regulator, protein MINTNLVVTLSEENYLKAIYHLGKQGSVAVSTNAIAEKIESKASSVTDMVKKLAEKNLANYVKYQGVTLTEKGRLVAALVVRKHRLWEVFLVEKLNFSWDEVHEVAEQLEHIKSLKLVNELDAFLDFPSHDPHGDPIPDKNGNYAPIKSVNILELKTGDVGVLALVKDSSDVFLKYLNKNKLALGDRIKILDFEPFDKSLTIETSSQKMIISNEVAKNLYLSL, encoded by the coding sequence GTGATAAATACGAATTTAGTGGTTACATTATCTGAAGAAAATTATTTAAAAGCCATTTACCATTTAGGTAAACAAGGTTCGGTTGCGGTAAGTACCAATGCTATTGCAGAAAAAATTGAGTCGAAAGCATCTTCTGTTACCGATATGGTTAAAAAATTAGCCGAGAAAAATTTGGCCAACTATGTAAAATACCAAGGGGTTACTTTAACCGAAAAGGGTCGGTTGGTAGCAGCATTAGTGGTGAGAAAACATCGGCTTTGGGAAGTGTTTTTAGTAGAGAAATTAAATTTTTCTTGGGACGAAGTGCACGAGGTTGCAGAGCAATTAGAGCATATAAAATCTTTAAAATTGGTTAACGAACTTGACGCTTTTTTAGATTTTCCGTCTCACGATCCCCATGGCGATCCTATTCCAGATAAAAATGGAAATTATGCGCCTATAAAAAGTGTCAATATTTTAGAATTAAAAACTGGAGATGTTGGTGTTTTGGCCTTAGTAAAAGATTCGTCTGATGTATTTTTAAAATATTTAAACAAAAACAAATTAGCACTCGGCGATAGAATTAAAATTCTAGATTTCGAACCTTTCGACAAGTCGTTGACTATAGAAACGTCAAGTCAAAAAATGATAATTTCTAACGAAGTTGCTAAAAATTTATATTTAAGCTTATAA
- the feoB gene encoding ferrous iron transport protein B, with product MSKQINVALIGNPNTGKTSVFNALTGLHQKVGNYPGITVEKKEGICKLPRGVKAHIIDLPGTYSLNASSLDENVVIELLLNKNDKDFPDIAIVVSDVENLKRNLLLFTQIKDLEIPTILVINMADRMSHRGITLDIPYLESQLQTKIAVVSTRKNEGIDKIKELIANYREQSTTPCLNYSEIDSAYFERLEKAFPNQLLYKLWLVITQDVNFGKIDRNEFEAVTDFKTKSKTDLKRLQQKETIKRYQFINNTLKKGQKIDPSKAKDLRSKLDRVLTHKVWGYVIFIAILLLIFQAIYDWSSAPMDFIDSSFAAMGEWVKTELPAGAFTNLLAEGIIPGLGGIVIFIPQIAFLFLFISILEESGYMSRVVFLMDRIMRRFGLSGKSVVPLISGTACAIPAIMATRNIESWKERLITILVTPFTTCSARLPVYLIIISLVIPKGSFIGFSYQALTLMLLYLLGFGTAICAAYILDRVMKLKSKTFFVVEMPNYKLPLLKNVGLTVLEKTKSFVFGAGKIILAISIILWFLASYGPGQNFNDAENIITKEYASQNLNQEDLDHKIDSYKLEHSYIGIAGRAIEPVIRPLGYDWKIGIAIVSSFAAREVFVGTLATIYSVGSDQEETIKNRMAGEVNPILGGPLFNFASGISLLLFYAFAMQCMSTLAIVKRETNSWKWPTLQLVFMTGLAYVSALIAYQVLI from the coding sequence ATGAGTAAACAAATTAATGTTGCTTTAATAGGAAACCCGAACACAGGAAAAACTTCGGTATTTAATGCCCTAACGGGATTACATCAAAAAGTTGGAAATTATCCAGGAATCACCGTTGAAAAAAAGGAAGGGATTTGCAAACTACCACGTGGTGTAAAAGCCCATATTATTGATTTGCCGGGAACCTACAGTTTAAATGCATCTTCGCTTGACGAAAATGTGGTTATAGAATTACTACTCAATAAAAACGATAAAGATTTCCCCGATATTGCTATTGTGGTTAGCGATGTAGAAAACCTAAAGCGAAATTTACTACTTTTTACCCAAATAAAGGATCTAGAAATTCCAACCATTTTGGTAATTAACATGGCAGACCGCATGAGTCACCGTGGTATTACATTAGATATCCCGTATCTAGAATCGCAACTGCAAACTAAAATAGCAGTAGTGAGCACACGTAAAAACGAGGGGATCGATAAAATAAAAGAACTAATTGCAAATTACCGCGAGCAGTCTACCACACCGTGTTTAAATTATTCTGAAATAGATAGTGCTTATTTTGAACGCTTAGAAAAAGCATTCCCAAATCAACTACTCTATAAGCTTTGGTTGGTAATTACCCAAGATGTAAATTTTGGAAAAATAGACCGGAATGAATTTGAAGCGGTTACCGATTTTAAAACAAAAAGCAAAACAGATTTAAAGCGGTTACAACAAAAAGAGACCATAAAACGCTATCAATTTATAAATAACACCCTTAAAAAGGGACAAAAAATAGATCCTAGCAAAGCAAAAGATTTAAGGTCTAAACTAGACCGCGTACTAACCCATAAAGTATGGGGTTACGTTATTTTTATTGCTATTTTACTTCTTATATTCCAAGCGATTTACGATTGGTCTAGTGCCCCAATGGATTTTATTGATTCCTCGTTTGCAGCTATGGGCGAATGGGTTAAAACCGAACTCCCTGCCGGTGCTTTTACCAATTTATTAGCCGAAGGTATTATTCCCGGACTTGGCGGAATTGTTATTTTTATTCCGCAAATTGCCTTTCTATTTTTATTTATTTCCATTTTAGAGGAAAGCGGATATATGAGTCGTGTGGTCTTTTTAATGGATCGCATTATGCGACGTTTTGGTTTAAGCGGAAAAAGTGTAGTTCCATTAATTTCTGGAACAGCATGTGCTATTCCTGCAATTATGGCTACAAGAAATATTGAAAGCTGGAAAGAGCGCTTAATTACCATATTAGTTACGCCGTTTACTACCTGTTCTGCAAGACTACCCGTATATTTAATTATAATTAGTTTAGTAATTCCTAAAGGAAGCTTTATAGGGTTTAGCTATCAAGCACTAACTTTAATGCTACTTTATTTATTAGGATTTGGAACCGCAATTTGTGCAGCCTATATTCTTGATAGAGTTATGAAACTGAAGAGTAAAACATTCTTTGTGGTCGAAATGCCTAACTACAAGCTACCACTATTAAAAAATGTAGGGTTAACCGTTTTAGAGAAAACAAAATCGTTTGTGTTTGGTGCCGGAAAAATCATCCTAGCCATTTCTATTATTCTATGGTTCTTGGCATCTTATGGTCCCGGACAAAATTTTAACGATGCCGAAAACATAATTACTAAAGAGTATGCCTCGCAAAACTTAAATCAAGAAGATTTAGATCATAAAATAGATTCTTATAAATTAGAACATTCTTATATTGGTATTGCCGGACGTGCTATAGAACCTGTAATTAGACCTTTAGGCTACGACTGGAAAATAGGAATTGCTATAGTGAGTTCATTTGCTGCTCGCGAAGTGTTTGTGGGCACATTGGCTACCATTTATAGTGTTGGTAGCGATCAAGAAGAAACTATTAAAAACAGAATGGCTGGCGAGGTAAATCCTATTTTAGGAGGTCCGTTATTTAATTTTGCATCCGGAATTTCGCTCTTATTATTTTATGCTTTTGCCATGCAATGTATGAGTACGCTTGCTATTGTTAAACGAGAAACTAATAGCTGGAAATGGCCAACACTTCAGTTGGTGTTTATGACTGGTTTAGCCTATGTTTCGGCCTTAATTGCTTATCAAGTTTTAATTTAA
- the rseP gene encoding RIP metalloprotease RseP: MEFLIKISQFLLSLSLLIVLHELGHFIPAKLFKTRVEKFYLFFDVKFSLFKKKIGETVYGIGWLPLGGYVKIAGMIDESMDKEQMALPPQPWEFRSKPAWQRLIIMLGGVTVNFILAAVIYMVMAFAYGDTDVDAHSLKGGYWIENKLLQDIGFKTGDDIIAVNGTKINTYSELRQSIIEGDNYTIVRDGKEQKIEMPEDFLGQLSSMPKDEHGFFELRIPFMVAAVSDSSLNKGVDLKEGDILKAINNKPVPYFDLYKDTLLPLKNQTVDVTVQRGDDTFVRALQVDENGKLGIYPGTNLKRFADLGYFTIINKEYTFGESIGVGATKFKDQVASYWGQLGKIFNPSTGAYKGVGGFKAIFDIFPATWSWPDFWQLTAFLSIMLGVLNLLPIPALDGGHVMFLLYEIISGRKPSDKFLENAQMVGFFLLIALVLFANGNDIFKALFK; encoded by the coding sequence ATGGAGTTTCTAATTAAGATTTCTCAATTTCTATTAAGCCTTTCCCTACTTATTGTATTGCACGAACTTGGGCATTTTATTCCTGCAAAACTATTTAAAACACGGGTAGAAAAATTCTATTTATTCTTCGATGTTAAATTTTCTTTGTTTAAAAAGAAAATAGGAGAAACCGTTTACGGTATTGGGTGGTTACCTTTAGGAGGTTACGTGAAAATTGCCGGGATGATTGACGAAAGTATGGATAAGGAGCAAATGGCCTTACCACCACAACCTTGGGAGTTTAGAAGTAAACCCGCTTGGCAACGTTTAATTATTATGCTTGGTGGTGTAACCGTAAACTTTATTTTGGCAGCCGTTATTTATATGGTCATGGCATTTGCTTATGGCGATACAGATGTTGATGCGCATAGCCTTAAAGGAGGTTATTGGATAGAAAACAAGTTGCTACAAGATATTGGGTTTAAAACAGGAGATGATATTATTGCGGTTAATGGTACTAAAATAAATACCTATTCTGAGTTAAGACAATCTATAATTGAAGGAGATAACTATACCATAGTTCGCGATGGTAAAGAACAGAAAATTGAAATGCCCGAAGATTTCTTAGGTCAACTTTCTAGCATGCCAAAAGATGAACACGGATTTTTTGAATTGCGAATTCCGTTCATGGTTGCAGCAGTTTCCGATTCTTCATTGAATAAAGGTGTAGATTTAAAAGAAGGCGATATTTTGAAGGCTATAAATAATAAGCCTGTTCCTTATTTCGATCTTTATAAAGATACCTTATTACCGCTTAAAAATCAGACTGTAGATGTTACTGTACAACGTGGCGATGACACATTTGTTAGAGCACTTCAGGTAGACGAGAATGGTAAGTTGGGCATCTATCCAGGAACAAACCTTAAACGCTTTGCAGATTTAGGATATTTCACCATTATTAACAAAGAGTATACCTTTGGTGAAAGTATTGGAGTAGGAGCTACGAAATTTAAGGATCAAGTCGCATCTTATTGGGGGCAATTAGGAAAGATTTTCAATCCAAGCACTGGAGCGTACAAGGGTGTAGGCGGATTTAAAGCTATTTTTGATATTTTCCCTGCTACATGGAGTTGGCCAGATTTCTGGCAACTTACAGCCTTTTTATCGATTATGTTAGGAGTGCTTAATTTATTACCTATTCCTGCTTTAGATGGAGGACATGTTATGTTCTTACTATATGAAATTATCTCTGGACGTAAGCCAAGCGATAAATTTTTAGAGAATGCACAGATGGTTGGGTTCTTCTTGCTTATAGCATTAGTGCTGTTTGCCAATGGAAACGACATCTTTAAAGCCCTGTTTAAATAA
- a CDS encoding TonB-dependent receptor, whose protein sequence is MKQTLLLFLCSIVSVYAQENGAVLGHITSEGAPLAYVNVYLENTSIGTTTNEDGQFKIENIPYGTHTIVASFTGFKTKRQTINLNKPSISVLFDLNENESLDEIVVSGTLKPVSRKDSPVPVEVYSPAFLKKNPTPNIFDALQNVNGVRPQLNCNVCNTGDIHINGLEGPYTLVLIDGMPIVSGLSTVYGLSGIPNALIEQIEIIKGPASSLYGSEAVGGLINVITKSAENTSKFSADAFLTSWGELNVDLGYKANIGEKTAMLLGVNYYNYNNPIDNNNDNFTDVTLQNRVSLFQKWNFKRSSNKAFSLAGRAFYEDRWGGEMQWNPSYRGGNEVYGESIYTKRFELLGNYELPVSENIVLQFSYTNHDQNSVYGDVPYLAQQRIGFSQLTWYKTLNTHDLLFGAATKYTYYDDNTPATRQADEVVIPSLFIQDNITINNNNTLLLGSRLDYDSRHGIIFTPRVAYRFKSDSESIFRINAGTGFRVVNLFTEEHAALTGSRDVIIENELKPERSYNINLNYLKTFYTKQHQIITVDASAWYTYFTNVILPDYDTNPNQIIYDNLDGYAVTTGVSANIDMMFTNGLKVMLGATYQDVSKTEAGITQDQILTENFSGTWSISYTFYNPKIAIDYTGNIYGPMRLPLLGDLDPREPYSPVWSIQNIQATYAFSNFELYGGIKNLLNWTPNKGNPFIIARANDPFDKDVEFDNDGNVIATPDNPYALTFDPSYVYAPNQGRRIFLGLRYRLN, encoded by the coding sequence ATGAAACAAACTTTACTTCTATTTTTATGTTCCATAGTATCGGTATATGCACAAGAAAACGGAGCTGTTTTAGGGCATATAACATCGGAAGGCGCCCCTCTAGCCTATGTTAATGTATATTTAGAAAACACATCTATAGGCACTACAACAAATGAAGACGGACAGTTTAAAATTGAAAATATTCCATACGGAACACACACCATTGTTGCTTCTTTTACCGGATTTAAAACAAAACGGCAAACTATAAACCTCAACAAACCTTCTATTTCTGTTCTATTTGATTTAAATGAAAACGAATCTTTAGATGAAATTGTAGTTTCTGGCACCTTAAAACCCGTGTCCAGAAAAGATAGTCCAGTGCCGGTAGAAGTGTATTCGCCAGCATTTCTTAAAAAAAATCCTACCCCCAATATTTTTGATGCTTTACAAAATGTAAATGGTGTACGCCCCCAGCTTAATTGTAATGTCTGCAACACCGGAGATATACACATAAATGGTTTAGAGGGCCCCTACACCCTAGTATTAATAGACGGCATGCCCATTGTAAGCGGACTTTCCACCGTTTACGGTTTATCTGGTATACCGAATGCTTTAATTGAACAAATAGAAATTATTAAAGGCCCTGCCTCGTCTCTTTACGGTAGCGAAGCTGTTGGTGGCCTGATAAATGTAATCACAAAATCGGCAGAAAATACTTCTAAATTTTCTGCCGATGCTTTTCTTACGTCTTGGGGAGAATTAAATGTAGACCTTGGTTATAAGGCTAATATTGGAGAAAAGACAGCCATGCTTTTAGGTGTAAATTATTATAATTACAACAATCCTATAGATAATAATAACGACAATTTTACCGATGTTACGTTACAAAATCGGGTTTCATTATTTCAGAAATGGAATTTTAAAAGATCAAGCAACAAAGCGTTTAGCCTTGCAGGACGCGCTTTTTACGAAGATCGTTGGGGAGGCGAAATGCAATGGAACCCAAGTTACCGTGGCGGAAACGAGGTGTACGGGGAAAGCATTTACACAAAACGTTTTGAATTACTTGGAAATTATGAGTTACCCGTTTCGGAAAACATTGTCCTCCAGTTTTCTTATACCAATCATGACCAAAATTCGGTGTATGGCGATGTACCCTATTTAGCGCAGCAACGCATAGGCTTTTCGCAACTTACTTGGTACAAAACCTTAAATACACACGACTTACTTTTTGGTGCAGCCACAAAGTACACCTATTACGACGACAACACACCTGCAACAAGACAGGCAGACGAAGTAGTAATCCCTTCGCTTTTTATTCAAGACAACATAACAATAAACAACAATAACACCCTTTTACTTGGGTCGCGCTTAGATTACGATTCCCGCCATGGTATTATTTTTACGCCTCGGGTAGCGTATCGATTTAAATCGGATTCTGAATCTATTTTCAGGATTAATGCAGGAACAGGGTTTCGTGTAGTAAACCTCTTTACCGAAGAGCACGCCGCCCTTACAGGATCTCGTGATGTAATTATTGAAAATGAGTTAAAACCCGAACGCTCTTACAACATTAACCTAAATTATTTAAAAACATTTTACACCAAACAGCATCAAATAATTACAGTTGATGCCTCTGCTTGGTACACGTATTTTACAAATGTAATTTTACCCGACTACGACACGAATCCGAACCAGATTATTTACGACAATTTAGATGGCTATGCTGTTACTACTGGTGTTTCTGCAAATATAGACATGATGTTTACCAATGGCCTAAAAGTGATGCTAGGTGCCACTTATCAAGATGTGAGCAAGACAGAAGCCGGCATAACTCAAGATCAAATTTTAACCGAAAATTTTTCTGGAACCTGGAGCATATCGTATACATTTTACAATCCTAAAATCGCTATCGATTATACCGGAAATATATATGGCCCCATGCGCTTGCCGCTTTTAGGCGACTTAGATCCAAGAGAACCGTATTCGCCCGTGTGGAGCATACAAAACATACAAGCAACCTATGCTTTTTCTAATTTCGAACTTTATGGCGGCATTAAAAACCTATTAAACTGGACCCCAAACAAAGGCAATCCGTTTATTATAGCCAGGGCAAACGACCCTTTTGATAAAGATGTAGAGTTTGATAATGATGGCAATGTAATTGCAACACCAGACAACCCGTACGCCTTAACGTTCGACCCTTCTTATGTATACGCGCCTAACCAAGGCCGACGTATATTTTTAGGACTGCGATATAGGCTCAATTAA
- a CDS encoding class I SAM-dependent methyltransferase produces MAEFWESNFKDKQSMWGYEPADVAVTTLDFFQKKGFKNILIPGFGYGRNAKIFSENGFNVTGIEISKTAINIATKQFDKDIKIYHGSVTEMPFDTIQYDGIFCYALIHLLNQKDRAKLISDCFNQLKPGGYMVFVAISTSDRSYGKGKLLDKDLYLTKHGVALFFYNEDSITEAFKDFGLMKTKEISEPTKHVENKQSQIFWEIVCKKPINL; encoded by the coding sequence ATGGCCGAATTTTGGGAGTCAAACTTTAAAGACAAGCAAAGTATGTGGGGATACGAACCTGCAGATGTTGCCGTAACCACTTTAGATTTTTTCCAGAAGAAAGGCTTTAAAAACATTCTCATACCCGGTTTTGGATACGGCAGGAATGCAAAGATTTTTTCCGAAAATGGCTTTAACGTTACGGGTATCGAAATTTCTAAAACCGCCATTAACATCGCGACTAAGCAGTTTGATAAAGACATCAAAATTTATCATGGTTCTGTAACCGAAATGCCATTTGATACGATACAATACGATGGTATTTTTTGTTATGCTTTAATTCATCTACTCAACCAAAAAGATCGCGCTAAACTTATTTCAGACTGTTTTAACCAGCTTAAACCCGGCGGATACATGGTTTTTGTAGCTATTTCAACTTCTGATAGGTCTTACGGAAAAGGTAAACTTTTAGATAAAGACCTCTATTTAACTAAACATGGTGTTGCGTTATTCTTTTATAATGAAGACTCAATCACCGAAGCGTTTAAAGATTTTGGCTTAATGAAAACTAAAGAAATCAGTGAACCCACAAAACATGTTGAAAACAAACAGTCTCAGATATTTTGGGAAATCGTCTGTAAAAAACCAATTAATTTATAA
- a CDS encoding ISAon1 family transposase N-terminal region protein — MSSDTLLSIANLLLPEVLVTYFDLTKHEVKAEEIHFYFTELNNAPLDHKDEKLHSKGFFPEASIQDFPIRGKNVFLHITRRRWINQDTNKVVTRDWKLVAKGTRMTSEFAAFLKELY; from the coding sequence ATGTCCTCAGACACTCTATTATCAATTGCTAATTTATTACTTCCAGAAGTTTTAGTAACCTATTTTGACTTAACTAAGCATGAGGTTAAAGCTGAAGAAATTCATTTTTATTTCACAGAACTAAACAATGCACCATTGGATCATAAAGATGAAAAACTACACTCTAAAGGTTTTTTTCCAGAAGCTAGTATTCAGGATTTCCCCATAAGAGGTAAGAATGTTTTCTTACATATCACTAGACGAAGATGGATTAATCAAGACACTAATAAAGTGGTTACAAGGGATTGGAAATTAGTAGCAAAAGGCACTAGAATGACTAGTGAATTTGCTGCTTTTTTAAAAGAACTCTATTAG
- a CDS encoding ISAon1 family transposase yields the protein MQRQYKDYLSDFKSWDQKSHARNWMLFPQNIGGYLSLDETAFSNGDLYTIITNKSAKGKTGAIIAMVKGTKAETVINILRKIPLKQRSKVKEVTLDMAGNMGLIVKKSFPNATLVIDRFHVQKLALDALQEIRIKHRWDAIDLENDAIEKARSKSLKFTPELLKNGDTLKQLLARSRYLLYKSSSKWTKNQSQRAEVLFQRYPDLEKAYNLCQNLSWIFNNSKDKTSALIRLAKWDEKVRKAEFKSFNTIARTMSIHYKNILNYFDNRSTNASAESFNAKIKAFRAQFRGVRNIDFFLFRLASIYA from the coding sequence ATGCAAAGACAATATAAAGATTATTTAAGTGACTTTAAATCTTGGGATCAAAAGTCGCATGCAAGAAATTGGATGTTATTTCCTCAAAACATCGGGGGTTACCTTTCATTGGACGAAACAGCTTTCTCCAATGGTGATTTATATACCATAATAACAAATAAATCCGCAAAAGGAAAGACAGGAGCTATAATAGCAATGGTAAAAGGAACCAAAGCTGAAACGGTTATTAATATACTACGCAAAATCCCTCTAAAACAAAGAAGTAAGGTTAAGGAAGTAACTTTAGATATGGCTGGAAATATGGGACTGATAGTTAAGAAATCATTCCCCAATGCGACATTGGTTATAGATCGTTTCCATGTTCAAAAATTAGCACTAGATGCATTACAAGAGATTAGAATTAAGCATAGATGGGATGCTATAGACCTAGAAAACGATGCTATAGAAAAAGCAAGAAGTAAATCCCTGAAGTTTACCCCTGAACTCCTTAAAAATGGAGATACACTCAAACAGTTACTCGCTAGAAGCAGATATTTACTATACAAATCAAGTTCAAAATGGACTAAAAATCAATCTCAAAGAGCGGAAGTTCTATTTCAGAGATATCCAGATTTAGAAAAGGCATATAATCTATGTCAGAACTTATCATGGATATTTAATAATTCAAAAGATAAAACATCTGCATTAATTAGACTAGCGAAATGGGATGAAAAAGTAAGAAAAGCGGAGTTTAAAAGCTTTAATACAATAGCAAGAACCATGTCTATTCATTACAAAAATATACTAAATTATTTCGATAACAGAAGTACAAACGCATCGGCTGAATCTTTCAATGCTAAAATAAAAGCTTTTAGAGCACAATTTAGAGGTGTCAGAAATATAGATTTTTTCTTATTTAGACTAGCATCTATTTATGCGTAA
- a CDS encoding SCO family protein, whose product MLSFFKAYKNFAIVFAIISIIIISIIYNILNVEKPLPIYQPAQVEQELVDSTLFDVRKYHKIADFSLINQNGKTITQNDYKDKIYVADFFFTTCQTICPIMTDHMVKIQNETLNDDEVMLLSHTVTPEIDSVPQLKKYTLKKGVIDNKWNLVTGDKKQIYDLARKSYLAVKTVGDGDEFDMIHTENFMLIDKKKQIRGFYDGTDPEAIKQLLKDIEVLKREYKK is encoded by the coding sequence ATGTTATCATTTTTTAAAGCCTACAAAAATTTCGCCATTGTATTTGCTATCATTTCAATTATCATTATAAGTATTATTTACAATATTTTAAATGTAGAAAAACCATTACCAATTTACCAACCGGCACAAGTGGAGCAAGAATTAGTAGACAGCACCTTATTTGATGTAAGGAAATATCATAAAATTGCCGATTTCAGTCTTATTAATCAAAATGGAAAAACCATTACGCAAAACGATTATAAGGATAAAATTTATGTAGCTGATTTCTTTTTTACAACCTGCCAAACTATTTGTCCAATCATGACAGATCATATGGTAAAAATTCAGAATGAAACTTTAAACGATGACGAGGTTATGCTATTGTCGCATACGGTAACTCCAGAAATAGATTCGGTCCCGCAATTAAAAAAATATACCTTAAAGAAAGGGGTGATAGATAACAAATGGAATTTAGTTACTGGCGATAAAAAACAAATTTACGACTTAGCCAGAAAAAGTTATTTAGCCGTAAAAACGGTTGGAGATGGTGATGAATTCGATATGATACATACCGAAAATTTTATGCTAATCGATAAGAAAAAACAAATTCGCGGATTTTACGATGGTACAGACCCTGAAGCCATAAAACAGTTATTAAAAGATATAGAAGTCTTAAAAAGAGAGTATAAAAAGTAG
- a CDS encoding metal-dependent transcriptional regulator, producing METYSPLWSLIIFFIVVALLLALFRPSKGWYWIIRKAFKSNEKVITEDILKQLYHFEQSDNKVDMKTLVQLLDFSNHSIVEAVKKMTINDLIYSESDVLKLTEAGRDYALRIVRVHRLWERYLADKTGIHKTEWHDRAESMEHRLSHDDAEQLSARLGHPKFDPHGDPIPTKTGKMAPVQGVELPLLPVGSVGKITHIEDEPEVIYKQILAENIHMGSVLKVIENNATRIVFRSEGEEFKLAPIVAANLTVALIEKEVVVEDNIARLSSLKADETAKIIGISRESRGESRRRLLDLGFVKGSDVSIDLLNPLGDPNAFLIKGTSIALRKDQASKILIKKD from the coding sequence ATGGAAACGTACAGCCCACTATGGTCACTCATTATATTTTTTATAGTTGTTGCTCTTCTATTAGCTTTATTTAGGCCAAGCAAAGGATGGTATTGGATTATTAGAAAAGCGTTTAAAAGCAACGAGAAAGTTATTACCGAAGATATTTTAAAACAGCTTTATCATTTTGAGCAATCAGATAATAAAGTGGATATGAAAACTTTAGTTCAGCTATTAGATTTTAGTAACCACAGTATTGTTGAAGCTGTAAAAAAAATGACGATTAATGATTTAATTTATTCAGAATCTGATGTTTTAAAATTAACAGAAGCAGGTCGCGATTATGCCCTTCGTATTGTTCGTGTTCACCGTTTATGGGAACGTTATTTGGCCGATAAAACCGGTATTCACAAAACAGAATGGCACGACAGGGCAGAGTCTATGGAGCATCGTTTAAGTCATGATGATGCCGAACAGTTATCGGCGCGTTTAGGGCATCCAAAATTCGATCCGCATGGCGATCCTATTCCAACAAAAACAGGTAAAATGGCACCTGTTCAGGGTGTAGAATTGCCTCTTTTACCGGTTGGCTCTGTGGGTAAGATTACACATATTGAAGATGAGCCAGAAGTTATTTATAAGCAAATTTTAGCCGAAAACATTCATATGGGTTCTGTGCTTAAAGTGATAGAAAATAATGCCACTAGAATAGTATTCCGGTCGGAAGGCGAAGAGTTTAAGTTAGCACCTATTGTTGCTGCAAATTTAACTGTAGCACTTATAGAAAAGGAAGTGGTTGTAGAAGATAATATAGCGCGATTGTCCAGTTTAAAAGCAGATGAAACCGCTAAAATTATCGGAATTTCTAGAGAAAGTCGAGGAGAAAGCAGGCGCCGATTATTAGATCTCGGATTTGTAAAAGGCTCAGATGTTAGTATCGATCTTTTAAATCCGTTAGGCGATCCTAATGCGTTTTTAATCAAAGGAACGTCTATTGCTTTGCGAAAAGATCAAGCCTCAAAAATCTTAATTAAAAAGGATTAA
- a CDS encoding FeoA family protein has protein sequence MQTTLAHLKRGETAVITDVSSEKIPLKLLEMGCLPGNQVELVQIAPFKDPIYLNINGSHLAIRIETASHILIEKLSHE, from the coding sequence TTGCAGACAACTTTAGCACATCTTAAACGCGGAGAAACAGCTGTAATAACAGACGTTTCATCTGAAAAAATTCCTTTAAAACTATTAGAAATGGGTTGCCTTCCTGGCAATCAGGTCGAACTCGTACAAATTGCACCGTTTAAAGACCCCATTTATTTAAATATTAATGGATCGCATTTAGCAATTAGGATAGAAACCGCAAGCCATATTTTAATTGAAAAATTATCGCATGAGTAA